In a genomic window of Kineococcus mangrovi:
- a CDS encoding alpha/beta hydrolase fold domain-containing protein gives MTTSTPSTTGDRAVDAQVGIEVVDRTVPGPHGPVPVREYRPAGPVVAGLAWAHGGAFQHGDLDVPEADWVSRCLAAAGVRTVSVDYRLAVGDVFFPVPSDDVLAAWTWAWHEGFRDLPPERRHLGGGSAGGNLAASVSLQVRDGAGPLPATTVLVYPVLHSVLPAPSPELAAALATSGTGERFDAARTRELNLAYVGREELLSHPYAFPAHGDLTGLPPTLVVTSDLDDLRPSGEAYAAALVAAGVEVTVVREPGVPHGHLNFPETAGAQRTVARLVAWLTAGARP, from the coding sequence GTGACCACGAGCACCCCGTCCACCACCGGGGACCGCGCCGTCGACGCCCAGGTCGGGATCGAGGTCGTGGACCGCACGGTGCCCGGACCGCACGGCCCGGTCCCGGTCCGCGAGTACCGTCCCGCCGGACCGGTGGTGGCGGGTCTCGCGTGGGCGCACGGAGGGGCCTTCCAGCACGGTGACCTCGACGTCCCCGAAGCCGACTGGGTCAGCCGCTGCCTGGCCGCCGCAGGGGTCCGCACCGTCTCGGTGGACTACCGCCTCGCCGTCGGCGACGTGTTCTTCCCCGTCCCGAGCGACGACGTCCTCGCCGCCTGGACGTGGGCCTGGCACGAGGGGTTCCGCGACCTGCCGCCGGAGCGCCGCCACCTCGGGGGTGGCAGCGCCGGCGGGAACCTGGCGGCCTCGGTGAGCCTGCAGGTGCGCGACGGCGCCGGGCCGCTGCCCGCCACGACCGTGCTCGTCTACCCGGTGCTGCACTCGGTCCTGCCCGCTCCCTCCCCCGAGCTCGCCGCCGCGTTGGCGACGTCGGGGACGGGGGAGCGGTTCGACGCCGCCCGCACCCGCGAGCTGAACCTCGCCTACGTGGGCCGGGAGGAGCTGCTGTCGCACCCGTACGCGTTCCCGGCGCACGGTGACCTCACCGGGTTGCCGCCGACGCTCGTGGTGACCTCCGACCTCGACGACCTGCGGCCCTCGGGGGAGGCCTACGCGGCGGCGCTCGTCGCGGCCGGGGTCGAGGTCACGGTCGTCCGGGAACCCGGGGTGCCGCACGGGCACCTGAACTTCCCCGAGACGGCGGGGGCGCAGCGGACGGTGGCCCGGCTGGTCGCCTGGCTCACCGCGGGCGCCCGGCCCTGA
- a CDS encoding zinc-dependent alcohol dehydrogenase has translation MRSVHVTGPGTASWVEVDRPTAGPADVLLRVRACGICGSDALYTSHGGIPPRQGATPLGHEPAAEVVEVGNQVDGLSVGDHVVLDTMAFTDGLLGSGGAQGALSEFVVVRDAEVGRQVKVIPRHVPWQVAALNEPMAVALHAVNRTAPGPGDKVVVFGAGPIGLGAVLGYRRKGVEHVVVVDIVPSRLEKALQVGADAVVNSAEEDVAARLVELHGDGSTPRVRGVRPGTDIYLDAAGAPVVPRTVTSIAKHGATFGVVAVHKTPVEIDFGAVLATELNLVWAMGYPTEIFEVTDDLVQNWQEYAVVVSDTLPFDRALDALTLAATPGAADKVVVLLD, from the coding sequence ATGCGATCCGTCCACGTCACCGGCCCCGGCACGGCGTCCTGGGTGGAGGTGGACCGCCCCACCGCTGGACCCGCCGACGTGCTCCTGCGGGTCCGGGCCTGCGGGATCTGCGGGTCCGACGCCCTCTACACCAGCCACGGCGGCATCCCGCCCCGCCAGGGCGCGACCCCCCTGGGACACGAACCGGCCGCGGAGGTCGTGGAGGTCGGGAACCAGGTCGACGGCCTGTCGGTCGGCGACCACGTCGTGCTGGACACCATGGCCTTCACCGACGGTCTGCTCGGGAGCGGTGGGGCTCAGGGCGCGCTGTCGGAGTTCGTCGTGGTCCGCGACGCCGAGGTGGGTCGCCAGGTGAAGGTGATCCCCCGGCACGTCCCCTGGCAGGTGGCCGCCCTCAACGAGCCGATGGCCGTCGCCCTGCACGCGGTCAACCGCACCGCTCCCGGCCCCGGGGACAAGGTGGTCGTGTTCGGGGCCGGGCCGATCGGCCTGGGCGCCGTCCTGGGGTACCGACGCAAGGGGGTCGAGCACGTCGTCGTCGTGGACATCGTCCCCTCGCGCCTGGAGAAGGCGCTGCAGGTGGGGGCGGACGCCGTCGTGAACTCCGCCGAGGAGGACGTCGCCGCCCGCCTGGTGGAACTGCACGGGGACGGTTCCACGCCGCGCGTGCGGGGTGTGCGTCCCGGGACCGACATCTACCTCGACGCGGCCGGCGCCCCGGTCGTCCCCCGCACCGTGACCTCGATCGCCAAGCACGGCGCCACCTTCGGGGTCGTCGCGGTGCACAAGACCCCCGTCGAGATCGACTTCGGCGCGGTCCTGGCCACGGAGCTGAACCTCGTGTGGGCCATGGGGTACCCCACGGAGATCTTCGAGGTCACCGACGACCTCGTGCAGAACTGGCAGGAGTACGCGGTGGTCGTCAGCGACACCCTGCCCTTCGACCGTGCCCTCGACGCGCTGACGCTGGCAGCCACCCCGGGCGCCGCCGACAAGGTCGTCGTGCTCCTGGACTGA
- a CDS encoding ClpP family protease: MSWPIPYVVESTPRGDRTSDVFSRLLSDRIVFLHGEIDDAVANVVIAQLVHLASESATADVSLYINSPGGSATALTAVYDTMRFIQPDVATFCVGQAASAAAVLLAAGAPGKRSVLEHSRVLLHQPSGGAQGTAADLQIQAKEVLRIRSEIEDLLARHTGRDVEVLRRDLDRDLVLPGAAAVEYGVADRVVSPAAALTPSSGSGPSA, encoded by the coding sequence ATGAGCTGGCCGATCCCCTACGTGGTGGAGTCCACGCCCCGCGGCGACCGCACGTCCGACGTGTTCAGCCGCTTGCTGTCCGACCGCATCGTGTTCCTGCACGGCGAGATCGACGACGCCGTCGCGAACGTCGTCATCGCCCAGCTCGTGCACCTGGCGTCGGAGTCGGCGACCGCCGACGTGAGCCTCTACATCAACTCCCCGGGAGGTTCGGCGACGGCGCTCACGGCGGTCTACGACACGATGCGGTTCATCCAGCCCGACGTCGCGACGTTCTGCGTCGGGCAGGCCGCCTCGGCCGCGGCCGTGCTCCTGGCGGCCGGCGCGCCCGGCAAGCGGTCGGTGCTGGAGCACTCCCGCGTCCTGCTGCACCAGCCGTCCGGCGGGGCGCAGGGCACCGCCGCGGACCTGCAGATCCAGGCGAAGGAGGTGCTGCGGATCCGGTCGGAGATCGAGGACCTGCTCGCCCGGCACACCGGCCGCGACGTCGAGGTGTTGCGCCGCGACCTCGACCGCGACCTCGTCCTGCCCGGTGCCGCGGCGGTGGAGTACGGGGTGGCCGACCGGGTCGTCTCGCCCGCCGCAGCGCTCACCCCGTCCTCGGGGTCCGGTCCCTCGGCGTGA
- a CDS encoding ClpP family protease, with product MTTTTGPFEDQLSQRLLFQRIVVLGQEVDDAAANRITAQLLLLSADDPRSDIALYVNSPGGSVTAGLAIYDTMRLIPNDVSTLVLGMAASMGQFLLCAGTAGKRYALPHARVMMHQPSGGIGGTAADIAIQAENLEHTRSVLTRLTAQHTGQDETTIRTDSERDRWFTAEEALAYGMVDHVVTAVSDVHLGAARKVGL from the coding sequence ATGACCACCACCACCGGACCGTTCGAGGACCAATTGTCCCAACGGTTGCTGTTCCAGCGGATCGTCGTCCTGGGGCAGGAGGTCGACGACGCGGCCGCGAACCGGATCACCGCGCAACTGCTGCTGCTGTCGGCCGACGACCCGCGCTCCGACATCGCCCTGTACGTGAACTCCCCCGGTGGTTCGGTGACGGCCGGTCTCGCGATCTACGACACCATGAGGCTGATCCCCAACGACGTCTCGACGCTCGTCCTGGGGATGGCCGCGAGCATGGGGCAGTTCCTGCTGTGCGCGGGGACGGCCGGCAAGCGCTACGCCCTGCCGCACGCGCGCGTCATGATGCACCAGCCCTCGGGCGGGATCGGGGGCACCGCGGCCGACATCGCGATCCAGGCCGAGAACCTGGAGCACACGCGATCCGTCCTCACCCGGTTGACCGCGCAGCACACGGGCCAGGACGAGACCACGATCCGGACGGACTCCGAACGGGACCGGTGGTTCACGGCCGAGGAGGCCCTGGCGTACGGCATGGTCGACCACGTCGTCACGGCGGTCTCCGACGTCCACCTCGGCGCGGCCCGGAAGGTGGGGTTGTGA
- a CDS encoding acetoin reductase, whose protein sequence is MSSDARVAVVTGAARGIGRGIAERLGRDGLHVVVADLPTMKSGIDETVQAIGDAGGTATGAEVDVTSEESNELVVRAAVEAGGHLDVFVANAGIAQVDELLEYDTADFEKIFDVNVKGVFFGYRAAAKQFIAQGGGGKIIGAASIVAFRPFALLGPYSATKWAVRGLTQAAAMEWAEHGITVNAYGPGIVGTAMWDLIDEKLAAKHGQQKGEALAENARSILLGRVSVPDDVAKMVSFLASPDSDYVTGQTMLVDGGIQFS, encoded by the coding sequence ATGAGTTCGGACGCACGTGTCGCGGTGGTCACCGGAGCGGCTCGCGGGATCGGGCGCGGGATCGCCGAACGCCTCGGGCGCGACGGCCTGCACGTCGTGGTCGCCGACCTGCCCACCATGAAGAGCGGCATCGACGAGACCGTGCAGGCCATCGGGGACGCCGGGGGCACCGCCACCGGCGCCGAGGTCGACGTCACCAGCGAGGAGTCGAACGAGCTGGTGGTGCGCGCAGCCGTCGAGGCCGGCGGGCACCTCGACGTGTTCGTCGCCAACGCCGGGATCGCACAGGTCGATGAACTGCTGGAGTACGACACGGCCGACTTCGAGAAGATCTTCGATGTGAACGTCAAGGGCGTGTTCTTCGGGTACCGCGCCGCGGCCAAGCAGTTCATCGCCCAGGGCGGCGGCGGGAAGATCATCGGTGCGGCCTCGATCGTCGCGTTCCGCCCGTTCGCACTGCTCGGTCCGTACTCGGCGACGAAGTGGGCCGTTCGTGGTCTCACCCAGGCCGCCGCGATGGAGTGGGCCGAGCACGGCATCACCGTGAACGCCTACGGCCCCGGCATCGTCGGTACTGCGATGTGGGACCTCATCGACGAGAAGCTCGCGGCCAAGCACGGCCAGCAGAAGGGTGAGGCGCTGGCCGAGAACGCACGGTCGATCCTGCTCGGGCGCGTCTCCGTCCCCGACGACGTCGCGAAGATGGTGAGCTTCCTCGCCTCCCCGGACTCCGACTACGTCACGGGCCAGACGATGCTCGTCGACGGCGGGATCCAGTTCTCCTGA
- a CDS encoding IclR family transcriptional regulator, with translation MLDDDTRPTAGAARGNARGRRSRDGGVATAEKTLAVLEVVAERGGATAREVSQALGFPLPTTYRLLQVLVGCDYLVHLKADKRFELGYKLDRLGVSLHRQVGVPPTVRQEICRLHGSVRAAAYFAVYRGADVVVAHVADSPAHPRLTPMNFGFHEAAHATAFGKILLAGMSSQDAAEYLDAHGTPALTPTTITDRSALGAHLAEVSRRGLAWEREEFVPGAACAAVAVHDPAGSVVGAVAISTVDDEVDLRRAGELENALRESANRVSRWLRTG, from the coding sequence GTGCTCGACGACGACACGAGGCCGACAGCCGGTGCGGCCCGGGGGAACGCCCGCGGACGGCGTTCACGGGACGGCGGGGTCGCCACGGCCGAGAAGACGCTCGCGGTGCTGGAGGTCGTGGCCGAGCGCGGTGGGGCCACGGCCAGGGAGGTGTCGCAGGCCCTGGGGTTCCCGCTGCCGACGACGTACCGGCTGCTGCAGGTCCTGGTCGGCTGCGACTACCTCGTCCACCTCAAGGCCGACAAGCGGTTCGAGCTCGGCTACAAGCTGGACCGCCTCGGGGTGAGCCTGCACCGGCAGGTCGGGGTCCCCCCCACCGTGCGGCAGGAGATCTGCCGGCTGCACGGTTCGGTGCGGGCGGCGGCCTACTTCGCGGTGTACCGAGGGGCCGACGTCGTCGTCGCGCACGTGGCGGACTCCCCCGCGCACCCGCGGCTGACGCCCATGAACTTCGGGTTCCACGAGGCCGCGCACGCGACGGCCTTCGGCAAGATCCTGCTGGCCGGGATGTCCTCCCAGGACGCCGCCGAGTACCTCGACGCTCACGGGACCCCGGCGCTGACGCCGACGACGATCACCGACCGGTCCGCGCTGGGCGCCCACCTGGCCGAGGTTTCACGGCGCGGCCTGGCTTGGGAGCGCGAGGAGTTCGTGCCCGGCGCGGCGTGCGCGGCCGTCGCCGTGCACGACCCCGCGGGTTCGGTGGTGGGCGCGGTCGCGATCAGCACCGTGGACGACGAGGTGGACCTCCGCCGAGCCGGTGAACTCGAGAACGCGCTGCGCGAGAGCGCGAACCGGGTCAGCCGGTGGCTGCGCACCGGCTGA
- a CDS encoding SDR family oxidoreductase: MTRRPVVLVTGVGRRVGIGAGVAARLARDGWDVATTHWTPYDERMPWGPHPEDPDHVHAGLRAAGARTAAVPADLTDPAAPARLFDAVEEALGPVTALVACHCESVDSSILDTSVESFDRHMALNARATWLLVAEFSRRLRVEPGTGRIVAITSDHTVHNLPYGASKAAMDRIVLAAARELQHQRLTANVVNPGPVDTGWMDDDLRASVLAANPRGRLGTPQDTADLVAFLLSDRGGWVNGQLLFSDGGWRA, encoded by the coding sequence GTGACGCGGCGACCGGTGGTGCTCGTGACGGGGGTCGGGAGACGGGTCGGCATCGGTGCCGGTGTCGCCGCCCGGCTGGCGCGGGACGGCTGGGACGTCGCGACCACCCACTGGACTCCGTACGACGAGCGGATGCCGTGGGGACCGCACCCCGAGGACCCCGACCACGTGCACGCCGGCTTGCGGGCCGCCGGAGCGCGCACCGCCGCCGTTCCCGCCGACCTCACCGACCCGGCCGCACCGGCCCGGCTCTTCGACGCGGTGGAGGAGGCGCTGGGGCCGGTGACCGCGCTCGTGGCGTGCCACTGCGAGTCGGTGGACTCCTCCATCCTCGACACGAGCGTCGAGAGCTTCGACCGGCACATGGCGCTCAACGCCCGGGCGACGTGGCTGCTCGTCGCGGAGTTCTCCCGCCGGCTGCGGGTGGAACCGGGCACGGGCCGGATCGTCGCGATCACGAGCGACCACACCGTCCACAACCTCCCGTACGGCGCGAGCAAGGCCGCGATGGACCGGATCGTCCTCGCCGCCGCGCGGGAACTGCAGCACCAGCGCCTCACGGCCAACGTGGTGAACCCCGGCCCCGTCGACACGGGCTGGATGGACGACGACCTGCGCGCCTCGGTGCTCGCCGCGAACCCGCGCGGGCGGCTCGGCACGCCGCAGGACACCGCCGACCTCGTCGCGTTCCTCCTGTCCGACCGCGGGGGCTGGGTCAACGGGCAGCTGCTGTTCTCCGACGGTGGTTGGCGGGCCTGA
- a CDS encoding DUF2630 family protein has translation MDEHDIHQRISDLVATEHRLREALQRGELSAEEEHARLRAAEEALDQCWDLLRQRDARRAAGQDPQEAAARPVDEVEHYRQ, from the coding sequence ATGGACGAGCACGACATCCACCAGCGGATCAGCGACCTGGTCGCCACCGAGCACCGCCTGCGGGAGGCCCTGCAGAGGGGCGAGCTGAGCGCCGAGGAGGAGCACGCGCGGCTGCGGGCCGCCGAGGAGGCGCTCGACCAGTGCTGGGACCTCCTGCGGCAGCGCGACGCGCGCCGCGCCGCCGGGCAGGACCCGCAGGAGGCGGCGGCCCGGCCCGTCGACGAGGTCGAGCACTACCGCCAGTAG
- a CDS encoding MarR family winged helix-turn-helix transcriptional regulator, whose translation MIPTDQQVDEDVEAVLAGSRAIVGISVRSLAEAMESLTLQQYRVLVLICGRGPLRSGALAAAIGVHPSTFTRAVDRLVAGGWVTREDNPDTRREVLVAPTERARDLVDQVLARRRASFEAVLERMDDDGRAAVREGFARFAEAAGDTDMPEATTLGYES comes from the coding sequence GTGATCCCCACCGATCAGCAGGTCGACGAGGACGTCGAAGCGGTGCTCGCAGGTTCGCGGGCCATCGTGGGCATCAGCGTGCGCTCGCTCGCCGAGGCCATGGAGTCCCTCACGCTCCAGCAGTACCGCGTGCTCGTGCTCATCTGCGGGCGCGGACCGCTGCGCAGCGGGGCGCTGGCCGCGGCCATCGGTGTCCACCCGTCCACGTTCACGCGGGCCGTCGACCGGCTCGTCGCCGGTGGGTGGGTGACGCGCGAGGACAACCCGGACACCCGCCGCGAGGTGCTGGTGGCCCCCACCGAGCGGGCCCGCGACCTCGTCGACCAGGTCCTCGCCCGCCGTCGCGCGTCGTTCGAAGCCGTCCTGGAACGCATGGACGACGACGGCCGCGCCGCCGTGCGGGAGGGGTTCGCGCGCTTCGCCGAGGCCGCGGGGGACACCGACATGCCCGAGGCGACGACCCTGGGCTACGAGAGCTGA
- a CDS encoding thymidine kinase, which translates to MAELVFFSGTMDCGKSTLALQTDHNHRVQGRRGLLFTRFDRAGAAVISSRIGLARAALEVGAGTDLWVEVSGRHAADPLDYVVCDEAQFYDPDQVEQLARVVDDLDVDVFAFGITSDFRTRLFPGSARFIELADRVQVPQVEALCWCGRRATHNARTVDGEMVVAGEQVVVGDLTRAEGTLDVGPVGTVAYEVLCRRHHTRRQTATHREIDLRERQLS; encoded by the coding sequence GTGGCCGAGCTGGTGTTCTTCTCCGGGACGATGGACTGCGGGAAGTCGACGCTCGCGCTGCAGACCGACCACAACCACCGGGTCCAGGGACGGCGGGGCCTGCTGTTCACCCGCTTCGACCGCGCCGGGGCGGCGGTCATCTCCAGCCGCATCGGGCTCGCGCGGGCGGCCCTCGAAGTCGGCGCCGGCACCGACCTGTGGGTCGAGGTCAGCGGACGGCACGCGGCCGACCCGCTGGACTACGTCGTGTGCGACGAGGCGCAGTTCTACGACCCCGACCAGGTCGAGCAGCTCGCCCGGGTGGTCGACGACCTCGACGTCGACGTCTTCGCGTTCGGGATCACGTCCGACTTCCGCACGCGCCTGTTCCCCGGGTCCGCGCGCTTCATCGAGCTCGCCGACCGCGTGCAGGTGCCGCAGGTCGAGGCGCTGTGCTGGTGCGGACGGCGCGCCACCCACAACGCCCGCACCGTGGACGGGGAGATGGTCGTCGCGGGCGAGCAGGTCGTCGTGGGGGACCTCACCCGCGCGGAGGGGACGCTCGACGTGGGCCCGGTGGGCACCGTGGCCTACGAGGTGCTCTGCCGCCGGCACCACACGCGCCGGCAGACCGCCACCCACCGGGAGATCGACCTGCGAGAACGTCAGCTCTCGTAG
- a CDS encoding MFS transporter, which translates to MSTDTPSGTATDARPGLLRQPVAVWAVAFAAVVSFMGIGLVDPILPAIAGELGATRAQTLLLFTSYLGITGLAMLLTGWISSRFGAKKTLMAGLALIVVFAALAGSSSSIAQIVGFRAGWGLGNALFIATALATIVGAASGGMANAIILYEAALGLGIATGPLVGGLLGEVSWRGPFFGTAVLMAVAFTAIVTLLPSTPRPAVATRISDPVRALRHRGLATVAAMAFLYNFGFFTLLAYTPFALGISSPIGLGLVFFGWGVCLAIASVALAPRLQRRFGSVPVMAAMLALFALVLVAEAVFVDVEPVLVVGTIVAGVFLGVNNTIVTELVMEVSPVQRSTASAAYSFVRFIGGAIAAWAAGELGEVFTDWSPFALGALGVVVGLAVLLSGRRHLVVVHGEPAPHSTAEAQAVTAGDA; encoded by the coding sequence GTGTCGACTGACACCCCCTCAGGCACCGCGACCGACGCTCGCCCCGGTCTGCTGAGGCAACCGGTCGCCGTGTGGGCCGTCGCCTTCGCCGCCGTCGTCTCGTTCATGGGGATCGGCCTCGTCGACCCGATCCTGCCCGCCATCGCCGGCGAGCTCGGCGCCACCAGGGCCCAGACCCTGCTGCTGTTCACGTCCTACCTCGGCATCACCGGCCTCGCCATGCTGCTCACCGGCTGGATCTCCAGCCGGTTCGGCGCGAAGAAGACGCTCATGGCCGGGCTCGCGCTCATCGTCGTGTTCGCCGCGCTGGCCGGGTCGTCCTCGTCGATCGCGCAGATCGTCGGGTTCCGCGCCGGCTGGGGCCTGGGCAACGCGCTGTTCATCGCGACCGCCCTGGCCACCATCGTCGGCGCCGCGAGCGGGGGGATGGCGAACGCGATCATCCTCTACGAGGCCGCGCTCGGCCTCGGCATCGCCACCGGCCCCCTCGTGGGCGGCCTCCTCGGCGAGGTGTCCTGGCGCGGGCCGTTCTTCGGCACCGCCGTGCTCATGGCCGTCGCCTTCACCGCGATCGTGACCCTGCTGCCCTCGACGCCGAGACCCGCTGTCGCCACGAGGATCTCCGACCCCGTCCGCGCGCTGCGCCACCGCGGGCTCGCGACCGTCGCGGCCATGGCCTTCCTCTACAACTTCGGGTTCTTCACCCTCCTGGCCTACACGCCGTTCGCGCTGGGGATCTCCTCCCCGATCGGGCTCGGCCTCGTGTTCTTCGGCTGGGGCGTCTGCCTCGCGATCGCGTCCGTCGCCCTCGCCCCGCGGCTGCAGCGCCGGTTCGGGTCCGTCCCCGTCATGGCGGCCATGCTGGCGCTGTTCGCCCTCGTCCTCGTCGCCGAAGCCGTGTTCGTGGACGTGGAGCCCGTCCTCGTCGTCGGCACGATCGTCGCCGGGGTCTTCCTCGGGGTGAACAACACGATCGTCACCGAACTCGTCATGGAGGTCTCCCCCGTCCAGCGCTCGACGGCGTCCGCGGCCTACTCCTTCGTCCGGTTCATCGGCGGCGCCATCGCCGCCTGGGCCGCGGGCGAGCTCGGCGAGGTCTTCACCGACTGGTCGCCGTTCGCGCTCGGGGCGCTCGGCGTCGTCGTCGGCCTGGCCGTGCTGCTCTCCGGCCGCCGCCACCTCGTCGTCGTGCACGGGGAGCCGGCCCCGCACTCGACCGCCGAGGCGCAGGCCGTCACCGCCGGCGACGCCTGA
- a CDS encoding MarR family winged helix-turn-helix transcriptional regulator, translating to MQLDEDLAERLLLSCAALTREAAAAATGTRLSLTQARVLGTLHRDGPLRVSRLAELEGCAQPSMTGLVTRLTDAGLVTRTADPADARAVLVALTHEGRDVLLANRRALRAPLARALHDLPATPGDLERLTGLLEDVTTALAPGRTPRVD from the coding sequence ATGCAACTTGATGAGGACCTGGCCGAACGGCTGCTCCTCAGCTGCGCGGCCCTGACGCGGGAAGCCGCGGCCGCCGCCACCGGAACCCGCCTGTCCCTCACCCAGGCCCGGGTCCTCGGCACCCTGCACCGCGACGGCCCCCTGCGGGTGAGCCGGCTCGCCGAGCTGGAGGGCTGCGCCCAGCCGAGCATGACCGGCCTCGTGACCCGGCTGACCGACGCCGGCCTCGTCACCCGCACCGCCGATCCCGCCGACGCCCGCGCCGTCCTCGTCGCGCTGACCCACGAGGGCCGCGACGTCCTGCTGGCCAACCGCCGCGCCCTGCGAGCCCCGCTCGCCCGGGCCCTGCACGACCTGCCGGCCACGCCCGGCGACCTCGAACGACTGACCGGCCTGCTCGAGGACGTCACCACCGCACTCGCCCCAGGAAGGACGCCCCGTGTCGACTGA
- a CDS encoding potassium channel family protein translates to MGSKRSALASPRSVVVIGLGRFGRSLALELMEDGQVDVLGIDNDPSLVDELAGSLTHAVVADSTKEEALRQLSVHEFDRAVVGIGTNLEASILTVSTLLQFGIRNVWAKAISDSHARILTQLGAHKVIRPEHEMGQRVAHLVRGRMLDYIEFDDGYAMVKTTPPSPIVGKSLGQVKLRSTYKVTVVAHHRAGGGFTYATPETVLAADDVIIVSGQIRDVEAFSALS, encoded by the coding sequence TTGGGTAGCAAGCGTTCGGCTCTGGCCAGCCCCCGGTCGGTCGTCGTCATCGGCCTCGGCCGGTTCGGCCGCTCCCTGGCCCTGGAGCTCATGGAGGACGGGCAGGTCGACGTCCTCGGCATCGACAACGACCCGAGCCTCGTCGACGAGCTCGCCGGTTCCCTCACGCACGCCGTCGTCGCCGACTCCACCAAGGAGGAGGCGCTGCGGCAGCTGTCGGTGCACGAGTTCGACCGCGCGGTCGTCGGCATCGGCACCAACCTCGAGGCGAGCATCCTCACGGTCTCGACGCTGCTGCAGTTCGGCATCCGCAACGTGTGGGCGAAGGCGATCAGCGACTCGCACGCGCGGATCCTCACCCAGCTCGGCGCGCACAAGGTCATCCGCCCCGAGCACGAGATGGGCCAGCGCGTGGCGCACCTCGTGCGGGGGCGGATGCTGGACTACATCGAGTTCGACGACGGCTACGCGATGGTCAAGACGACCCCGCCGAGCCCCATCGTCGGCAAGAGCCTGGGCCAGGTGAAGCTGCGCAGCACCTACAAGGTGACCGTCGTGGCGCACCACCGCGCGGGCGGGGGGTTCACCTACGCCACGCCCGAGACGGTGCTCGCGGCCGACGACGTCATCATCGTGTCCGGGCAGATCCGGGACGTCGAGGCCTTCAGCGCCCTGTCCTGA